Proteins encoded in a region of the Stieleria neptunia genome:
- a CDS encoding glycosyltransferase, translated as MSKIGIVTFSSPGHINPSITLAKELERRGHRVTFYTLVNGVAKIEAAGFRVRPYGLHELGEESIAESYRELGNLTGLRAVRFTVELLKRRITIGLRELPMCFREDQIDGLVIDQVVPAGTVIARSENIPFVTLSNALPMNLDAIAPPVFSHRGPARGPLDRLGIRLLNGLQNHLAKPLVAIANQYQRANRLPIYRSITELRSELAQVTQLPPQFDFRRSQIDETFHYTGPFHSRESRPPVDFPWDRLSDEVPLIYASMGTLQNQIRRVFEMIAEACRELPVQLVISLGAKVTPDEYAHLPGNPITVGYAPQLELLQKASVCITHAGLNTALESIAHGVPMLAIPITNDQPGVAARIRHHGLGRVIGLQKLTVAKIRTTLQTLLQDPQYTEKANAFQAAIASVDGASEATKIIETALNAKPIRELA; from the coding sequence AGATTGGGATCGTAACATTTTCGTCTCCGGGACATATCAATCCCTCGATCACGCTGGCGAAAGAGTTGGAGCGACGAGGTCATCGGGTGACGTTCTACACGCTCGTCAACGGAGTGGCGAAGATCGAAGCGGCCGGCTTTCGAGTGCGCCCCTATGGATTGCATGAGCTTGGAGAGGAATCGATTGCGGAAAGCTATCGCGAACTCGGAAATCTGACGGGGTTGCGGGCGGTGCGGTTCACCGTCGAACTGCTAAAACGCCGGATCACCATTGGGCTGCGTGAACTTCCAATGTGCTTTCGGGAAGATCAAATCGATGGGCTGGTCATTGACCAAGTTGTACCCGCCGGCACCGTGATTGCTCGTTCAGAAAACATTCCGTTTGTGACATTGTCGAATGCACTGCCGATGAATCTCGACGCGATCGCCCCTCCGGTGTTCAGCCACCGTGGACCGGCTCGCGGTCCTTTGGATCGGCTCGGGATTCGTTTGCTGAACGGTCTACAAAACCACCTGGCAAAACCGCTTGTCGCAATCGCAAACCAATACCAGCGGGCGAATCGATTGCCGATCTACAGGTCGATTACGGAGCTGCGATCAGAGTTAGCCCAGGTGACCCAGCTTCCGCCACAGTTCGACTTTCGCCGCAGTCAGATCGACGAAACGTTTCACTACACCGGTCCATTTCATAGTCGAGAGTCGCGTCCGCCGGTGGACTTTCCCTGGGACCGTTTGTCGGACGAGGTTCCATTGATCTACGCCTCGATGGGGACGTTGCAAAACCAAATTCGCCGGGTCTTCGAGATGATTGCCGAGGCTTGCCGGGAGCTGCCGGTGCAATTGGTCATTTCGCTCGGTGCAAAAGTCACTCCCGACGAGTATGCGCACCTGCCGGGGAACCCGATCACCGTCGGCTACGCCCCACAACTTGAGCTGTTGCAGAAGGCCTCGGTGTGCATCACGCACGCGGGACTGAATACGGCGCTCGAGTCCATCGCGCATGGTGTCCCGATGTTGGCCATCCCCATCACCAATGACCAACCGGGCGTCGCCGCGCGGATTCGACATCACGGTTTGGGCCGCGTCATCGGGCTGCAAAAACTGACGGTGGCAAAGATCCGCACGACTCTGCAAACGTTGTTGCAAGACCCGCAATACACCGAAAAAGCCAACGCCTTTCAAGCGGCGATTGCCTCGGTCGACGGCGCCAGCGAGGCTACAAAAATCATCGAAACGGCGCTCAATGCAAAACCGATCCGCGAACTTGCTTGA